One window of Enterobacter sp. RHBSTW-00175 genomic DNA carries:
- the trbE gene encoding conjugal transfer protein TrbE has product MLNLAEYRQRPALLADWLPWAGLIAPGVVLNKDGSFQRTARFRGPDLDSATQGELISTSARLNNALRRLGSGWALFIEAVRRPAADYPHSDFPEPLSWLVDEERRAAFEESGHHFESGYHLTLAYLPPEESRARAAKLLYENAPGDGVDWHGRLEAFVAETDRVFDLLDGVMPEIAWLDDAETLTYLHATVSTRRYRVGVPEVPFHIDALLADSALVGGLAPTLGDQHLRVVSVRGFPTSTWPGLLDDLNRLGFAYRWSTRFLCLDKAEAEKELGRLRRQWFAKRKNVVALLRETIFQQESPLVDTDASNKAADADAAMQELGGDQVAFGHFTATVTVLDADPAAADEKLRMVERVIQGRGFVTIPETLNAVDAWLSSIPGNAYANVRQPIVSTLNLAHMMPLSAVWAGPEKNDHLDSPPLIVTRTDGATPFRLVTHIGDVGHTLVAGPTGMGKSVLLAILAMQFRRYFGSRIFAFDMGRSMRATILGLGGEHYDLGADGGIAFQPLARIDRESYRSWAGEWVEGRLLHEGVTVGPDEKAVIWSALGSLAGAPVEQRTLTGFSVLLQSNALRQALAPYVLGGAHGKLLDADTDRLGFGDVQGFEMEELMHSPAAVQAVLRYLFARFDERFDGAPTLLILDEAWLFLDEPSFAARIRQWLKTLRKKNVSVIFATQSLADIKDSSIAPAIIESCPSRIFLPNPQATEPQIRTIYEGFGLNSRQIEIVATAQPKRDYYYQSRLGNRLFDLDLGPAALAFAGASTPQDQRDIDRVLTQAGAPGFAGAWLRHRGLDWAADLLPSSPAAASFLASQPLEVSP; this is encoded by the coding sequence ATGCTGAATCTTGCCGAATACCGTCAGCGCCCCGCGCTGCTGGCCGACTGGTTGCCCTGGGCCGGCCTGATCGCGCCGGGTGTCGTCTTGAACAAGGACGGCAGTTTCCAGCGCACGGCGCGCTTTCGCGGGCCTGATCTGGACAGCGCAACGCAGGGCGAACTGATCTCCACGTCGGCGCGACTCAACAACGCGCTACGCCGCCTGGGTTCGGGCTGGGCCTTGTTCATTGAGGCCGTGCGCCGGCCGGCGGCGGACTACCCACACTCCGACTTTCCCGAACCGCTGTCCTGGCTCGTGGACGAGGAACGCCGCGCGGCCTTCGAGGAATCGGGGCATCACTTCGAGAGCGGCTATCACCTGACATTGGCTTACCTGCCGCCCGAGGAGTCGCGCGCCCGCGCGGCCAAGCTGCTCTACGAGAACGCGCCCGGCGACGGCGTCGACTGGCACGGCCGGCTCGAAGCCTTCGTAGCGGAAACTGATCGTGTCTTCGACTTGCTCGATGGCGTGATGCCGGAAATCGCCTGGCTCGATGACGCCGAGACGCTGACCTACCTGCACGCCACGGTGTCCACGCGGCGCTACCGCGTGGGCGTACCCGAAGTGCCGTTCCATATCGACGCACTGCTGGCCGACTCCGCGCTGGTCGGCGGCCTGGCGCCGACGCTGGGTGACCAGCACCTGCGCGTGGTGTCGGTGCGCGGCTTTCCGACTTCGACCTGGCCGGGCTTGCTGGACGATCTCAACCGCCTGGGCTTCGCCTACCGCTGGAGCACGCGCTTTCTCTGCCTGGACAAAGCCGAGGCGGAAAAGGAACTCGGCCGCCTGCGCCGCCAGTGGTTCGCCAAGCGCAAGAACGTGGTGGCGCTGCTGCGCGAAACCATCTTCCAGCAGGAAAGCCCGCTGGTCGATACCGACGCGAGCAACAAGGCGGCCGACGCGGATGCCGCGATGCAGGAGCTGGGTGGCGATCAGGTCGCCTTCGGTCACTTCACTGCCACGGTGACGGTGCTCGATGCCGATCCAGCCGCGGCCGACGAAAAGCTGCGCATGGTGGAGCGCGTCATCCAGGGCCGGGGTTTCGTGACCATCCCCGAGACCTTGAATGCCGTGGATGCGTGGCTGTCGTCCATCCCCGGCAATGCCTACGCGAATGTCCGCCAGCCCATCGTCTCGACGCTGAACCTGGCGCACATGATGCCGCTGTCGGCGGTGTGGGCCGGGCCGGAGAAGAACGACCACCTCGACAGCCCGCCGCTGATCGTCACCCGCACCGATGGCGCGACGCCGTTCCGGCTGGTGACGCATATCGGCGACGTGGGGCATACCCTGGTCGCCGGCCCGACCGGTATGGGCAAGTCGGTCTTGCTCGCCATCCTGGCGATGCAGTTCCGCCGCTACTTCGGCTCGCGGATCTTCGCCTTCGACATGGGCCGCTCGATGCGCGCCACCATCCTGGGCCTGGGCGGCGAGCACTACGACCTGGGTGCCGATGGCGGCATTGCCTTCCAGCCACTCGCGCGTATCGACCGGGAAAGCTATCGCTCCTGGGCGGGGGAATGGGTGGAAGGCCGCCTGCTGCATGAGGGCGTGACGGTCGGCCCGGACGAGAAGGCGGTCATCTGGTCGGCGCTGGGCAGCTTGGCCGGGGCGCCCGTTGAGCAGCGCACGTTGACCGGGTTCTCGGTGCTGCTGCAATCGAACGCGCTACGGCAGGCACTCGCGCCCTATGTGCTCGGCGGCGCGCACGGCAAGCTGCTGGACGCGGACACCGATCGTCTCGGCTTCGGTGACGTGCAGGGCTTCGAGATGGAAGAACTGATGCACAGCCCCGCCGCCGTGCAGGCGGTGCTGCGCTACCTGTTCGCCCGCTTCGATGAGCGTTTCGACGGTGCGCCGACGCTGCTGATTCTGGATGAGGCGTGGCTGTTCCTCGATGAGCCGTCTTTCGCCGCGCGCATTCGCCAATGGTTGAAGACGCTGCGCAAGAAAAACGTGTCCGTGATCTTCGCCACGCAGAGTCTGGCGGACATCAAGGATTCGAGCATTGCGCCCGCAATCATAGAGAGCTGCCCGAGTCGGATTTTCTTACCCAACCCGCAGGCGACCGAACCGCAGATTCGCACGATCTACGAGGGCTTCGGCCTCAACAGCCGGCAAATCGAGATCGTCGCCACCGCCCAGCCCAAGCGCGACTACTACTACCAATCGCGTCTCGGCAATCGCCTGTTCGACCTCGACCTGGGGCCGGCCGCGCTCGCCTTCGCGGGCGCATCCACACCGCAAGACCAACGCGACATTGACCGCGTGCTGACGCAGGCCGGCGCTCCCGGCTTCGCCGGTGCGTGGCTGCGCCATCGCGGCCTCGACTGGGCCGCCGACCTGCTGCCGTCCTCGCCTGCGGCGGCTTCTTTCCTCGCTTCTCAACCGCTGGAGGTTTCGCCATGA
- a CDS encoding CopG family transcriptional regulator gives MSQYRLNLFIQHEHAKRLEELAAKKGVSKSSIVAAALASWLSPDAGDQREAAIAKRLDRLSRQAERLERDQNIQIETLALFIRYFLTVSTPVPEAHQDAARAQGKARFEQFIEQLGRHLLRGRSLVRDVVEELHPDPMRMDDAAALAEAQERAS, from the coding sequence ATGAGCCAATACCGCCTCAACCTGTTCATCCAGCACGAGCACGCCAAGCGTCTGGAAGAACTCGCCGCCAAGAAAGGCGTGTCCAAGTCGTCCATCGTCGCGGCAGCGCTGGCGTCCTGGCTGTCGCCGGACGCGGGCGACCAGCGCGAGGCCGCCATCGCCAAGCGACTGGATCGCCTGTCGCGGCAGGCCGAACGACTGGAGCGCGACCAGAACATCCAGATCGAAACGCTGGCGCTGTTTATCCGCTACTTCCTGACCGTCAGCACGCCGGTGCCTGAGGCGCATCAGGACGCGGCCCGTGCCCAGGGCAAGGCGCGTTTCGAGCAGTTCATCGAACAGCTCGGCAGGCACCTGCTGCGCGGCCGCAGTCTGGTGCGCGACGTGGTGGAAGAACTCCATCCCGACCCGATGCGGATGGATGACGCGGCGGCGCTGGCCGAAGCGCAGGAGCGTGCCTCATGA
- a CDS encoding EexN family lipoprotein, which yields MRCAPVLSVSLLALLLTACGQQPAENLADALVADPVRLKALRAQCAADRQAVDEDDCRAAAEAFRRRFFSGQAGPDEYRTLAELPPIPASFDEPIGEDTP from the coding sequence ATGCGATGCGCTCCCGTCTTGTCGGTTTCGCTGCTGGCCCTGCTGCTGACCGCGTGCGGCCAGCAGCCAGCAGAGAACTTGGCCGACGCATTGGTTGCCGATCCCGTGCGGCTCAAGGCGTTGCGTGCGCAGTGCGCGGCCGACCGGCAGGCCGTGGACGAAGACGACTGCCGCGCCGCCGCCGAAGCGTTCCGGCGGCGCTTCTTCTCCGGTCAAGCCGGGCCGGATGAATACCGGACGCTGGCCGAGCTGCCGCCGATTCCGGCGAGCTTCGATGAACCCATTGGAGAGGACACGCCATGA
- a CDS encoding conjugal transfer protein TraG gives MQVQGVLFGQIAVVFSIVIAGVWSATQWTAAALAYQLRLGSPWFDFFGTPVYHPWRLFEWWFFFDAYAPHVFDIGGAIAGGSGLVAVVVAIAMSVWRSRQSRLVTTYGSARWANTADIRKAGLMQSAGVFLGLHDGQYLRHEGPEHVLTFAPTRSGKGVGLVVPTLLSWPASAVIHDIKGENWQITAGWRSRFSHCLLFNPTDPQSAAYNPLLEVRRGAHEVRDVQNIADILVDPEGALEKRNHWEKTSHALLVGAILHVLYAGEDKTLRGVANFLSDPACPFELTLHRMMTTKHLGDAPHPVVASAAREVLNKSDNERSGVLSTAMSFLGLYRDPTVAEVTSRCDWRIADLIASESPVSLYLVVPPSDISRTKPLIRLILNQIGRRLTESLDCSDGIERRHKLLLMLDEFPALGRLDFFETALAFMAGYGIRSFLIAQSLNQIDKAYGQNHSILDNCHVRVTFATNDERTAKRISETLGTATELRAQRNYAGHRLAPWLGHLMVSRQETARPLLTPGEVMQLPPDESVVMVSSVAPIKAKKLRYYADANFKQRVLPPPALAAGQYADVPPARADDWSGLAIPAVPAASATASADDLGGTDDGGPRRQPELSESVAYDPELDAPDDLALLDDDDDLPLPLPGQLDPAMQRTARLASLDPNDGIDL, from the coding sequence ATGCAAGTTCAGGGTGTGCTGTTCGGACAGATCGCAGTTGTTTTCAGCATCGTGATCGCCGGTGTGTGGAGTGCAACGCAATGGACAGCCGCCGCTCTGGCCTACCAACTACGCCTTGGCTCGCCCTGGTTCGATTTCTTCGGTACGCCGGTCTATCACCCGTGGCGGCTGTTCGAGTGGTGGTTCTTCTTCGATGCCTACGCGCCGCACGTCTTCGACATAGGCGGCGCCATTGCGGGTGGCAGCGGCCTGGTCGCCGTAGTGGTCGCCATCGCCATGTCGGTGTGGCGCTCGCGGCAATCGCGCCTGGTCACGACCTATGGCTCGGCACGTTGGGCCAATACCGCCGACATCCGCAAGGCCGGGCTGATGCAGTCGGCCGGCGTCTTTCTCGGCCTGCATGACGGACAGTACCTGCGCCATGAAGGCCCGGAACACGTCCTGACGTTCGCGCCCACGCGCTCGGGCAAAGGCGTGGGCCTGGTGGTGCCGACTTTGCTGTCCTGGCCTGCATCGGCAGTGATCCACGACATCAAGGGCGAGAACTGGCAGATCACTGCTGGCTGGCGCTCGCGTTTCTCGCATTGCCTGCTGTTCAACCCCACCGATCCGCAGTCGGCCGCGTACAACCCGCTGCTGGAAGTGCGGCGCGGCGCGCATGAAGTGCGCGACGTGCAGAACATCGCCGACATTCTCGTTGACCCCGAAGGGGCGCTGGAGAAGCGCAATCACTGGGAGAAGACCAGCCATGCGCTGCTGGTCGGCGCCATCCTGCATGTGCTGTATGCGGGCGAGGACAAGACGCTGCGCGGCGTCGCCAACTTCCTCTCCGACCCGGCGTGCCCGTTTGAGCTGACGCTGCACCGGATGATGACGACGAAGCACCTGGGTGATGCACCGCACCCGGTTGTCGCGTCCGCCGCGCGCGAAGTGCTCAACAAGAGCGACAACGAGCGGTCTGGCGTGCTGTCCACGGCCATGTCGTTCCTCGGCCTGTACCGCGACCCCACGGTGGCCGAAGTCACGTCACGCTGCGACTGGCGCATCGCCGACCTGATCGCGTCCGAGTCACCTGTCTCGCTATACCTGGTGGTGCCGCCTTCGGACATAAGCCGCACCAAGCCGTTGATCCGGCTCATCTTGAACCAGATCGGCCGGCGCCTCACCGAATCGCTCGATTGCAGCGACGGCATCGAACGCCGCCACAAGCTGCTACTGATGCTCGATGAGTTCCCGGCGCTGGGCCGGCTCGACTTCTTCGAGACGGCGCTTGCCTTCATGGCCGGCTACGGCATTCGCAGCTTCCTCATCGCGCAGTCGCTCAACCAGATCGACAAAGCCTACGGCCAGAACCATTCGATTCTGGACAACTGCCATGTCCGGGTGACGTTCGCCACCAACGACGAACGCACCGCCAAGCGCATTTCGGAAACGCTGGGCACCGCCACCGAACTGCGCGCGCAGCGCAACTACGCCGGCCACCGGCTCGCGCCGTGGCTCGGGCACTTGATGGTGTCGCGGCAGGAAACCGCACGCCCGCTGCTGACGCCGGGCGAAGTGATGCAACTCCCACCCGATGAATCGGTGGTGATGGTGTCCAGCGTGGCGCCGATCAAGGCCAAGAAGCTGCGCTACTACGCCGACGCCAATTTCAAGCAGCGCGTGCTGCCACCACCCGCGCTGGCGGCTGGGCAGTACGCCGACGTGCCACCGGCCCGCGCCGACGACTGGAGCGGCCTGGCGATCCCGGCCGTGCCCGCCGCATCAGCCACGGCCTCCGCCGATGACCTGGGTGGCACCGACGACGGCGGCCCGCGCCGCCAACCCGAACTCTCCGAATCCGTCGCCTACGACCCCGAGCTGGATGCGCCCGATGACCTCGCGCTGCTCGATGACGACGACGACCTGCCGCTGCCGCTCCCAGGCCAGCTTGACCCGGCCATGCAGCGCACGGCGCGGCTGGCCTCTCTTGACCCCAACGACGGAATCGACCTATGA
- a CDS encoding VirB3 family type IV secretion system protein: MSAPDAFAAGFEVPLHRSLTEPILMGGAPRTVAIANGTLAAAVGLGLQLWIPGAVLWIVGHSLAVWGARVDPQFMQVFARHIKHKPLLDV; this comes from the coding sequence ATGAGTGCCCCGGATGCCTTCGCGGCGGGCTTCGAGGTGCCGCTGCATCGCTCACTCACCGAGCCGATCCTGATGGGCGGTGCGCCGCGCACCGTGGCGATTGCCAACGGCACGCTAGCCGCCGCCGTCGGGCTGGGCCTGCAACTGTGGATTCCCGGTGCGGTGCTCTGGATCGTCGGCCATTCGCTGGCGGTCTGGGGCGCGCGCGTCGATCCGCAGTTCATGCAGGTCTTCGCCCGGCACATCAAGCACAAACCGCTGCTGGACGTGTAG
- the trbJ gene encoding P-type conjugative transfer protein TrbJ, protein MKTRALSVSLTAVLSVTLLTAQPASALTFIDPANLVQNTLTAIRTMEQINNQINQLQNEAQMLINQARNLTSLDFNIVNRLRSTLATTERLIAEAQGLAYDVQSMDATFARLYPEQYAATISGDRMAQDARERWKNTLDGLHTAMRMQAQVSQNLAQDESALADLVSQSQSATGALQAQQATNQLLALQAKQSIQSQQLQITQDRSASLELARQAAATERAREVRRRFLGSGTPYTPQSINFYNN, encoded by the coding sequence ATGAAGACCCGTGCTCTTTCCGTATCCCTGACTGCCGTGCTGTCGGTGACGCTGCTGACCGCGCAGCCCGCATCAGCGCTCACGTTCATCGACCCCGCCAACCTTGTGCAGAACACGCTGACGGCAATTCGCACGATGGAGCAGATCAACAACCAGATCAATCAACTGCAAAACGAGGCGCAGATGTTGATAAACCAGGCCCGCAATCTGACGAGCCTCGATTTCAACATCGTCAACCGCCTGCGCTCCACGCTCGCCACCACCGAACGCCTGATCGCCGAGGCACAGGGACTGGCCTACGACGTGCAGAGCATGGATGCCACGTTTGCCCGTCTGTACCCGGAGCAGTACGCCGCGACCATCAGCGGCGACCGCATGGCGCAGGACGCCCGCGAACGCTGGAAGAACACGCTCGATGGCTTGCATACCGCGATGCGGATGCAGGCGCAGGTGTCGCAGAACCTGGCCCAAGACGAAAGCGCGCTGGCCGACCTCGTGAGCCAGAGCCAGTCGGCCACCGGTGCCTTGCAGGCGCAGCAGGCGACCAACCAGCTTCTTGCCTTGCAGGCCAAGCAGTCCATCCAGTCCCAGCAGCTCCAGATCACGCAAGACCGCTCGGCCTCGCTGGAACTGGCGCGGCAGGCGGCGGCCACCGAGCGCGCCCGCGAAGTGCGGCGGCGCTTCCTGGGCAGCGGCACGCCGTACACGCCGCAGTCCATCAATTTCTACAACAACTGA
- the trbL gene encoding P-type conjugative transfer protein TrbL: MNDVTIIDRFLDTFSRYIDSGFGLLQGEVAFLTATLIVIDMTIAGLYWAMSHATGQGEDVIAKLLRKVLYVGAFAYIIGNFNWLAGIVFRSFAGLGLTATGSTMTMENFLQPGRLAKTGIDAGAPILDQIGDMAGFPEVFVNIDPIVVMFLAWLTVILCFFVLAIQLFITLIEFKLTTLAGFVLVPFALWNKTSFLAEKVLGNVVSSGIKVLVLAVIVGIGSGLFAEFQVHPDEPSIDHALVVMLASLALLALGIYGPGIATGLVSGAPQLGAGAMAGAAIGATGTAVAIGAAATGVGGAVVAGARMAPAAAKLAGAGARAATSAAGSARSAFQAGSAAAGGGAKGAMAGLGNVAKTGAQSAGRSAASGASGAAQKMAGSFRAGWNGTEAGAGAAPGGAGSGQAAAGEATDSAASSQKQEQPAWAKRMHRRQQITHAATTAAHTLRGGDGGGSGQGPSLRGSDD, encoded by the coding sequence ATGAACGACGTGACCATCATCGACCGCTTCCTCGATACGTTCTCGCGCTACATCGACTCGGGTTTCGGTCTGCTGCAAGGTGAAGTGGCGTTCCTGACCGCCACGCTGATCGTCATCGACATGACCATCGCCGGCTTGTATTGGGCCATGAGCCACGCCACAGGCCAGGGCGAGGACGTGATCGCCAAGCTGCTGCGCAAGGTGCTCTACGTCGGTGCCTTCGCCTACATCATCGGCAACTTCAACTGGTTGGCCGGCATCGTGTTCCGTTCGTTCGCCGGGCTGGGCCTGACGGCCACCGGCTCGACCATGACGATGGAGAACTTCCTGCAACCGGGGCGGCTGGCCAAGACCGGCATCGACGCCGGCGCGCCGATCCTCGACCAGATCGGCGACATGGCGGGCTTCCCCGAAGTGTTCGTGAACATCGACCCCATCGTGGTGATGTTCCTCGCCTGGCTCACCGTCATCCTGTGTTTCTTCGTGCTGGCGATCCAGCTTTTCATCACGCTGATCGAGTTCAAGCTGACCACGCTCGCCGGCTTCGTGCTGGTGCCGTTCGCGCTCTGGAACAAGACCTCGTTTCTCGCGGAGAAAGTGCTCGGCAATGTGGTGTCGTCGGGCATCAAGGTCTTGGTGCTGGCCGTCATCGTCGGCATCGGTTCGGGCCTGTTCGCGGAGTTCCAGGTTCACCCCGACGAACCCTCCATCGATCACGCCCTTGTCGTGATGCTGGCCTCGCTCGCGCTGCTGGCGCTGGGCATCTATGGGCCGGGCATCGCAACCGGCCTGGTGTCCGGTGCGCCGCAGCTTGGCGCAGGCGCGATGGCCGGTGCGGCCATTGGCGCCACCGGCACGGCCGTTGCCATTGGTGCTGCCGCGACGGGCGTGGGCGGTGCGGTCGTGGCCGGGGCACGCATGGCGCCGGCAGCCGCGAAGCTGGCCGGCGCCGGTGCGCGTGCCGCCACCTCGGCGGCCGGTAGCGCACGCTCGGCGTTCCAGGCTGGTTCCGCCGCTGCGGGCGGAGGGGCCAAGGGCGCGATGGCCGGCTTGGGCAATGTCGCCAAGACCGGCGCGCAGTCTGCCGGGCGCAGCGCCGCATCTGGCGCGTCCGGCGCAGCGCAGAAGATGGCCGGCTCTTTCCGCGCTGGATGGAACGGCACAGAAGCCGGTGCCGGTGCTGCGCCCGGTGGTGCTGGCTCCGGCCAGGCGGCCGCAGGCGAAGCCACAGACAGCGCCGCCAGCTCGCAGAAGCAAGAGCAGCCCGCATGGGCCAAGCGGATGCACCGCCGCCAGCAGATCACCCATGCCGCGACCACTGCCGCACACACGTTGCGCGGTGGCGATGGCGGCGGCTCCGGGCAAGGCCCGAGCCTGCGCGGCTCCGACGACTAA
- a CDS encoding LysR family transcriptional regulator translates to MELRHLRCFFAVAEELHFARAAERLHIEQSPLSRTIKELEEDLGEQLFIRTSRSTRLTRAGRLFLEHVPRIFTAMQQARDSVKAAANGFHGQLRIALSDSITPSRLPALLALCRQEEPEVDIRLFQVPLSQQLKGLQDDLYDVGFAQSDEVGEGITAEAVWSDPLMVAVPARHHLLKHKRIPLDEVLHFPLVLCDPQACEGHARQVDRVLRRSDREPLIAERVPSFELMMVVVSAGFALGLAGGPHIAASREPGVVARPLAGRSPMLTTYLLRTEGEPSDAQARFIERVQSIDLPEGARLVSPPEPDPQEEIEL, encoded by the coding sequence ATGGAACTACGCCACCTTCGCTGCTTTTTCGCCGTAGCGGAAGAACTCCATTTTGCTCGCGCCGCCGAGCGGCTGCACATTGAGCAATCACCACTGTCGCGCACTATCAAAGAACTGGAAGAAGACCTGGGCGAGCAGTTGTTCATCCGAACCAGCCGTAGTACCCGGCTAACGCGGGCGGGCAGGCTGTTCCTTGAGCATGTGCCGCGCATTTTCACCGCTATGCAGCAGGCCCGCGACAGTGTGAAGGCGGCGGCCAATGGTTTCCACGGTCAGTTGCGCATCGCGCTGTCCGATAGCATCACGCCCTCGCGCCTGCCGGCCTTGCTGGCGCTTTGCCGGCAGGAGGAACCCGAGGTCGATATTCGGCTTTTCCAAGTGCCGCTGTCGCAGCAGCTCAAGGGGCTGCAAGACGACCTGTACGACGTAGGCTTTGCGCAGTCGGATGAAGTGGGCGAAGGCATCACAGCCGAAGCGGTGTGGAGTGACCCGCTGATGGTGGCAGTACCGGCGCGGCATCATCTGCTCAAGCACAAGCGGATTCCATTGGACGAAGTGCTCCATTTTCCGCTGGTGCTATGCGACCCGCAGGCGTGCGAGGGTCACGCGCGACAGGTCGATCGCGTGCTGCGCCGCTCTGACCGGGAACCCCTGATCGCCGAGCGCGTTCCCTCGTTCGAGTTGATGATGGTGGTGGTGTCGGCCGGCTTCGCCTTGGGGCTGGCCGGTGGGCCGCACATCGCGGCAAGCCGGGAGCCTGGCGTAGTGGCTCGGCCCTTGGCTGGGCGCTCGCCCATGCTGACAACTTACCTGCTACGCACGGAGGGAGAACCTTCAGATGCGCAAGCCCGCTTCATCGAACGGGTGCAGTCCATCGACTTGCCCGAAGGCGCGAGGCTCGTATCGCCACCTGAACCTGATCCCCAGGAGGAAATCGAGCTATGA
- a CDS encoding EexN family lipoprotein produces the protein MKQIATLLLVAVLTACGQSETPKQADVPSVEQLVADPARLKELRQQCKTDRATLGDVLCNRVAEATRKRFYGDGKTPYTPSETPPKF, from the coding sequence ATGAAGCAAATTGCCACCTTACTGCTGGTCGCGGTACTCACGGCCTGCGGCCAGTCGGAGACGCCCAAGCAGGCTGACGTGCCGAGCGTGGAGCAACTGGTCGCCGATCCAGCGCGGTTGAAGGAGTTGCGCCAGCAATGCAAGACCGACCGGGCGACGCTTGGCGATGTGCTCTGCAACCGAGTGGCCGAAGCCACGCGCAAACGCTTCTATGGCGACGGAAAGACGCCCTACACGCCATCGGAAACGCCGCCGAAGTTCTAA
- a CDS encoding TrbC/VirB2 family protein has product MTQMHIHAFRISVNPASAFARLRRLAGPVQHGLLLAAIMLMTAGTAQASGSSMPWEGPLTSILESIQGPVARIVAVIIIISTGLALAFGDTSGGFRKLIQIVFGLSIAFAASSFFLSFFSFSGGAVV; this is encoded by the coding sequence ATGACGCAGATGCACATTCATGCTTTCCGCATTTCCGTAAATCCGGCTTCGGCCTTCGCGCGCCTGCGGCGCCTGGCCGGGCCGGTGCAGCACGGGCTGCTGCTGGCCGCCATCATGCTGATGACGGCCGGCACCGCGCAGGCCTCCGGTTCCTCGATGCCCTGGGAAGGGCCGCTGACCTCGATCCTCGAATCCATCCAGGGGCCGGTGGCGCGCATCGTTGCGGTCATCATCATCATTTCCACCGGCCTGGCGTTGGCCTTCGGCGATACCAGCGGCGGCTTCCGCAAGCTGATCCAGATCGTGTTCGGTCTGTCCATTGCGTTCGCCGCGTCCTCGTTCTTCCTGTCGTTCTTCTCGTTCTCCGGCGGGGCGGTCGTATGA
- the trbB gene encoding P-type conjugative transfer ATPase TrbB, with the protein MSAVPQIPPEPRSSATTSQDRRIQMLRTAMGPLIAAALEDPDVVEIMLNPDRTLWVDRLSSGRAPLGVELPEADGERIIRLVAAHVGAEVHRGQPLLTAELPETGERFEGILPPAAPAPAFALRKRAVSIIGLDRYVADGILTAGQADFLRRAVRERQNILIAGGTSTGKTTLANALLAEIAATGDRVLVLEDTIELQCAARDHVPLRTRAGVVSMQELVRATMRLRPDRVIVGEVRGGEALDLIKVWGTGHPGGIATIHAGSALGALLRLEQLILEVAVNPPRALIAEAINVVIHIAGRGRKRHVESIARVVGFDGVGYRMADALETPFPELPSVPSPSPEPSGELP; encoded by the coding sequence ATGAGCGCCGTTCCGCAGATCCCGCCCGAACCCCGCTCGTCGGCCACCACTTCACAGGATCGCCGCATCCAGATGCTGCGCACGGCAATGGGGCCGCTGATCGCCGCCGCGCTCGAAGACCCGGACGTGGTGGAAATCATGCTCAACCCTGATCGCACCCTGTGGGTGGATCGGCTGTCGTCGGGCCGCGCACCGCTGGGCGTCGAGCTGCCCGAAGCCGACGGCGAACGCATCATCCGGCTTGTTGCCGCGCACGTCGGCGCGGAAGTCCATCGCGGCCAACCGCTCTTGACCGCCGAATTGCCCGAGACGGGCGAGCGTTTCGAGGGCATCTTGCCGCCGGCCGCACCGGCACCAGCCTTCGCGCTGCGCAAGCGGGCCGTGAGCATCATCGGCCTGGATCGCTATGTGGCCGACGGCATTCTGACTGCCGGCCAGGCGGACTTCCTGCGCCGCGCCGTGCGCGAGCGGCAGAACATCCTGATCGCCGGCGGTACCAGTACCGGCAAGACCACGCTGGCGAACGCGCTGCTGGCCGAGATCGCCGCCACCGGCGACCGCGTGCTGGTGCTCGAAGACACCATCGAGCTGCAATGCGCGGCCCGCGACCATGTGCCGCTGCGCACGCGGGCCGGCGTCGTGTCGATGCAGGAGCTGGTGCGCGCCACGATGCGCCTGCGCCCTGATCGCGTGATCGTCGGCGAAGTGCGCGGCGGCGAGGCGCTGGATCTCATCAAGGTGTGGGGCACTGGCCATCCGGGTGGCATCGCCACCATCCACGCCGGTTCCGCCTTGGGCGCGCTGCTGCGCCTGGAGCAACTGATCCTTGAAGTGGCGGTGAATCCGCCGCGAGCGTTGATCGCCGAGGCCATCAACGTCGTCATCCACATCGCCGGGCGTGGCCGCAAGCGCCACGTCGAAAGCATCGCCCGCGTCGTCGGCTTCGACGGCGTGGGCTATCGCATGGCGGACGCGCTGGAAACGCCGTTTCCCGAGCTGCCGTCAGTTCCTTCCCCGTCCCCTGAACCCTCTGGAGAACTGCCATGA